The Pseudoxanthobacter soli DSM 19599 genome contains a region encoding:
- a CDS encoding M16 family metallopeptidase, which produces MPRSGFLRSMSATAETDPHRVRRQRSVGFSAVAALVVATGLSVAPAEVRAEQQAAPPIEAPQIAPQLSTFTLDNGLQVVVIPDHRAPVVTHMIWYKAGAADEPPGKSGIAHFLEHLMFKGTKAHPTGEFSKVVSDIGGEENAFTSNDYTAFYQQVSKENLKQMMEFEADRMENLVLTDAILAPEKQVVLQERAQRIENDPSAELAVAMSAALYVTHPYAIPVIGWRPEIEALTAKDALAFYDKYYTPNNAVLIVAGDVTPDEVKRLAEETYGKVPRRSEPGERVRPPVPELQAERRVTLSDERVSQPVVQQAWLVPTSTAHDPKETAALAVLAEVLGGGSTSRMYDALVRNGGPATDAGAGYQSGSLDEGRFTIYVMPRDGVKPEDAEKAMDGVLADLIAKGATAEEVDRAKRSIIADTIYAQDSQSSLARAFGTGLTTGETIDSIRNWPKGIAAVTPAEVQAVAQRYLGKEPAATGVLLPKPGGKGGGAPVSPLTSINQQG; this is translated from the coding sequence GTGCCACGTTCCGGCTTCCTTCGCTCGATGTCCGCCACGGCCGAGACCGACCCGCACCGGGTTCGGCGCCAGCGCAGCGTCGGGTTCAGCGCCGTCGCCGCCCTCGTCGTCGCCACGGGCCTCTCCGTTGCGCCCGCCGAAGTTCGCGCCGAACAGCAGGCCGCGCCGCCGATCGAAGCGCCGCAGATCGCGCCGCAACTCTCGACCTTCACCCTCGACAACGGCTTGCAGGTGGTGGTGATCCCGGATCATCGCGCACCCGTCGTCACCCACATGATCTGGTACAAGGCCGGTGCCGCGGACGAGCCACCCGGCAAGTCGGGCATCGCCCACTTTCTCGAACACCTGATGTTCAAGGGCACGAAGGCCCATCCGACCGGCGAGTTCAGCAAGGTCGTGTCGGACATCGGCGGAGAAGAGAACGCGTTCACCTCCAACGACTACACCGCCTTCTATCAGCAGGTCTCCAAAGAGAACCTGAAGCAGATGATGGAGTTCGAGGCGGATCGCATGGAGAACCTGGTGCTGACCGATGCCATCCTGGCGCCGGAAAAGCAGGTCGTGCTGCAGGAACGCGCCCAACGGATCGAAAACGACCCTTCCGCGGAACTCGCCGTGGCGATGTCGGCGGCGCTCTATGTTACCCATCCCTACGCCATTCCCGTGATCGGCTGGCGGCCCGAGATCGAGGCGCTGACGGCGAAGGACGCCCTTGCCTTCTATGACAAGTACTACACGCCCAACAACGCGGTGCTGATCGTCGCCGGCGACGTGACGCCCGACGAGGTGAAGCGCCTCGCCGAGGAGACTTACGGCAAGGTTCCGCGCCGCTCCGAGCCGGGCGAGCGGGTGCGTCCGCCCGTGCCGGAACTCCAGGCGGAGCGGCGTGTGACGCTCAGCGACGAGCGTGTGTCGCAGCCGGTGGTGCAGCAGGCCTGGCTGGTGCCGACCTCGACCGCCCACGATCCGAAGGAAACCGCCGCGCTCGCCGTGCTGGCGGAGGTGCTCGGCGGCGGCTCCACCAGCCGGATGTACGACGCGCTGGTTCGCAACGGCGGGCCCGCCACCGATGCCGGTGCCGGCTACCAGTCGGGCAGCCTCGACGAGGGCCGGTTCACGATCTACGTCATGCCGCGCGACGGCGTGAAGCCGGAGGACGCCGAGAAGGCGATGGACGGCGTTCTCGCCGATCTCATCGCCAAGGGCGCGACCGCAGAGGAAGTCGACCGCGCCAAGCGCTCGATCATCGCCGACACCATCTACGCCCAGGACAGCCAGTCCTCGCTCGCCCGGGCCTTCGGCACCGGCCTGACGACCGGCGAGACCATCGATTCCATCCGCAACTGGCCCAAAGGCATCGCGGCGGTCACCCCGGCGGAGGTGCAGGCCGTGGCGCAGCGCTATCTCGGCAAGGAGCCGGCCGCAACGGGCGTGCTGTTGCCCAAGCCCGGCGGCAAGGGCGGCGGCGCCCCGGTCTCCCCGCTCACCTCCATCAACCAGCAGGGCTGA
- a CDS encoding LysE family translocator yields MLEFFPVAWTSWVAFAGASAVLVLIPGPTVLLVVSYALGQGWRTALPMAIGVALGDFTAMTLSLAGLGAVLAASATVFTAVKWIGAAYLVWLGIKLWRAGGLADATPRTDRSGALRMLAHAWLVTALNPKGIIFFVAFLPQFLDRSAPFLPQMLVFGATFIVLAFANVIGYALLASRARRAIRRPGVLSLVNKVGGGLLIGAGVATVGLRASQG; encoded by the coding sequence ATGCTTGAGTTCTTTCCGGTTGCCTGGACGTCCTGGGTCGCCTTCGCCGGCGCGTCGGCCGTGCTCGTCCTGATCCCCGGTCCGACCGTCCTGCTCGTGGTCTCCTACGCCCTCGGGCAGGGCTGGCGTACCGCCCTGCCGATGGCGATCGGCGTCGCGCTCGGCGATTTCACGGCCATGACTCTGTCGCTCGCTGGTCTCGGTGCCGTCCTCGCTGCCTCGGCGACCGTCTTCACCGCCGTCAAGTGGATCGGCGCCGCCTATCTCGTGTGGCTCGGCATCAAGCTTTGGCGGGCCGGCGGCTTGGCGGATGCAACCCCGCGCACCGATCGGTCGGGCGCGCTGCGGATGCTGGCCCACGCCTGGCTGGTCACCGCGCTCAACCCGAAGGGCATCATCTTCTTCGTCGCGTTCCTGCCCCAGTTTCTCGACCGCTCCGCACCGTTCCTGCCCCAGATGCTGGTGTTCGGCGCCACCTTCATTGTGCTCGCCTTTGCCAACGTGATCGGCTACGCGCTGCTCGCCTCGCGGGCGCGCCGCGCGATCCGGCGGCCCGGCGTCCTCAGTCTCGTCAACAAGGTCGGCGGCGGCCTTCTCATCGGTGCCGGCGTCGCGACCGTCGGTCTTCGCGCCTCCCAGGGCTGA
- the ybgF gene encoding tol-pal system protein YbgF has product MRSTRRAAYRRSAAAILAAAGLFLSAGGASAQLFGNNNTANQLSNMSVRLDTTESQMRALNGQIEQLNHQIMQLQQQIQQMQELNEFRFQQLEGGKGGTPAKPMKKSSLEGAPPAGGAGTDVAALPADGFSAQPEAAPPTPGGAGPVGTFPAAEPAGNTAAAPAVPGSGPLDLTALIRANDPSADAAAGAPPADPASTAGLPDTGAVAAAPPTNLGTLPASDVPGVGSPTYTPPAGTQVAAVPGPSSAPATPRTAYDEAYGYVMRGDYVQAESAFRRFLASYPGDKLEPDAQYWLGESLYSRGNYRDAATAFLEGYTQHPESRKAPDSLFKLGLSLNGMGEKSAACASYKELLTRYTSASAALRDRVRAEQKTAGC; this is encoded by the coding sequence GTGCGTTCGACTCGGCGGGCGGCGTATCGCCGTTCGGCTGCGGCTATCCTCGCGGCGGCCGGGCTGTTCCTTTCGGCCGGTGGCGCTTCGGCGCAGCTGTTCGGAAACAACAACACGGCGAACCAGCTCAGCAACATGTCGGTCCGGCTCGATACGACCGAGAGCCAGATGCGCGCGCTGAACGGCCAGATCGAGCAGCTCAATCATCAGATCATGCAGCTGCAGCAGCAGATCCAGCAGATGCAGGAGCTCAACGAGTTCCGCTTCCAGCAGCTCGAAGGCGGCAAGGGTGGTACGCCCGCCAAGCCGATGAAAAAATCCTCGCTTGAGGGCGCCCCGCCTGCGGGCGGCGCCGGCACCGATGTCGCCGCGCTGCCGGCGGACGGGTTCTCCGCCCAGCCCGAAGCCGCTCCGCCCACACCGGGCGGAGCCGGTCCGGTCGGCACCTTCCCGGCTGCCGAGCCCGCCGGCAATACCGCCGCGGCGCCGGCGGTGCCGGGCAGCGGCCCCCTGGACCTGACGGCGTTGATCCGGGCGAACGACCCCTCGGCCGATGCCGCCGCGGGCGCCCCGCCGGCAGACCCGGCTTCAACCGCGGGGCTGCCCGACACGGGCGCCGTCGCGGCGGCACCGCCCACGAATCTCGGCACCTTGCCGGCCTCGGACGTTCCTGGCGTCGGCTCGCCGACATACACGCCGCCCGCCGGCACCCAGGTGGCGGCCGTGCCGGGCCCGTCTTCGGCGCCGGCGACGCCGCGCACTGCCTATGACGAAGCCTACGGCTATGTGATGCGGGGCGATTACGTTCAGGCGGAATCGGCGTTCCGCCGCTTCCTCGCGTCCTATCCCGGCGACAAGCTGGAACCGGACGCGCAATATTGGCTGGGCGAGAGCCTCTATTCGCGCGGCAACTATCGCGACGCCGCGACGGCCTTCCTCGAGGGCTACACCCAGCATCCCGAAAGCCGCAAGGCGCCCGACAGCCTGTTCAAGCTCGGCCTGTCGCTGAACGGCATGGGCGAGAAGAGCGCCGCCTGCGCCTCCTACAAGGAACTCTTGACGCGCTATACCTCCGCGTCCGCCGCGCTGCGTGATCGCGTCCGCGCGGAGCAGAAGACCGCCGGCTGCTGA
- the tilS gene encoding tRNA lysidine(34) synthetase TilS gives MPETEQSAAGTSAASASGAPAPVRDDELDALFAPLSAHRSVLLAVSGGSDSTALAFLFARWRSLRAWMPDDTARPVPAAPPVPAAVVATVDHALRPGSADEAKAVGELVGRFDLPHRILVWQGEKPTSDLQAAARDARYALLLEAARHCGATAIVTAHTLDDQAETFLMRLGRGSGLAGLSAMRPERQLDECVLVRPLLGIDRERLRATLRAAGIAWSDDPSNENPAFARVRLRRLMPLLAAEGLTAGRLSATAARLARAQSVIDDLVADLATRTVERHPGGFAAIDLVALSQAHEEVALRLFSRVISDVGGGWYGPRLERLEAAFRAVTAPLPDGGGRPPARTLGGTAIIRRGTRLWIHREAGRDGLPSLALAPGETSMWDGRVSVSLASHAPHHIVVAPLGPGGRKLTGIKAKAGVTRDGDLPPASALATVPAAWAEGTLVAVPALNFYSAPAWADLIGFGPWPRHAGARGR, from the coding sequence GTGCCAGAGACGGAACAATCCGCGGCCGGCACGTCCGCCGCCTCTGCGTCCGGAGCTCCGGCTCCCGTCCGCGACGATGAACTCGACGCCCTTTTTGCCCCGCTGAGCGCCCATCGAAGCGTGCTGCTCGCGGTGTCCGGTGGCTCCGATTCAACAGCCCTCGCCTTCCTGTTCGCCCGCTGGCGCAGTCTCCGCGCCTGGATGCCGGACGACACGGCGCGTCCCGTTCCTGCAGCCCCGCCCGTTCCCGCCGCCGTCGTTGCGACGGTCGACCATGCCCTCCGGCCGGGTTCGGCCGATGAGGCGAAAGCCGTCGGCGAACTAGTGGGCCGCTTCGACCTGCCCCACCGCATTCTCGTCTGGCAGGGCGAGAAACCGACATCGGACCTTCAGGCAGCGGCGCGCGATGCCCGCTATGCCCTGCTGCTCGAGGCGGCGCGGCACTGCGGCGCCACGGCGATCGTCACCGCCCACACGCTCGACGACCAGGCCGAGACTTTTCTGATGCGGCTCGGGCGCGGCAGCGGGCTTGCCGGGCTGTCCGCGATGCGGCCGGAGCGCCAGCTCGACGAGTGCGTGCTCGTCCGCCCGCTGCTCGGCATCGACCGGGAGCGTCTGCGGGCGACGCTTCGTGCCGCCGGCATCGCGTGGAGCGACGATCCGTCGAACGAGAACCCGGCCTTCGCACGCGTGCGGCTTCGCAGGCTGATGCCGCTTCTGGCCGCGGAGGGCCTGACCGCCGGCCGGCTCTCGGCGACTGCCGCCCGGCTCGCCCGCGCGCAGTCCGTCATCGACGATCTCGTCGCGGATCTCGCCACCCGCACCGTGGAGCGCCACCCGGGAGGCTTCGCCGCCATCGATCTGGTGGCGCTCTCACAGGCGCATGAGGAGGTCGCGCTCCGGTTGTTCTCGCGCGTCATCTCCGATGTCGGCGGCGGCTGGTACGGCCCGCGTCTCGAACGGCTCGAGGCCGCGTTCCGGGCGGTCACGGCGCCGCTCCCCGATGGTGGGGGACGCCCGCCCGCGCGCACGCTCGGCGGCACCGCCATCATCCGTCGTGGGACGCGCCTGTGGATCCATCGCGAGGCCGGGCGGGACGGTCTGCCGAGCCTCGCGCTCGCGCCCGGTGAGACGTCGATGTGGGACGGTCGCGTGAGCGTGTCGCTTGCGTCTCACGCTCCGCATCACATTGTCGTGGCTCCGCTCGGTCCCGGCGGCCGCAAACTGACCGGGATCAAGGCGAAGGCGGGCGTCACCCGCGATGGTGATCTGCCTCCGGCGTCCGCCCTGGCGACCGTTCCCGCCGCATGGGCGGAGGGGACACTGGTGGCCGTGCCGGCGCTGAACTTCTATTCGGCGCCGGCCTGGGCCGACCTCATCGGTTTCGGGCCGTGGCCGCGACACGCCGGAGCGCGCGGGCGATAG
- the pal gene encoding peptidoglycan-associated lipoprotein Pal, with amino-acid sequence MIATLAHARAFKFAAAFAGVLAVAACADKNQQSVTSAGTATPGSPQDFVVNVGDRVFFLVDQTDLSDAARATLDRQAQWLNRYTQYTVTIEGHADERGTREYNLALGARRATNTRNYLASRGVAANRMRTISYGKERPVAVCDDESCWSQNRRAVTVLNGAGS; translated from the coding sequence ATGATCGCCACCCTGGCGCACGCCCGCGCCTTCAAGTTCGCCGCTGCCTTTGCCGGCGTTCTCGCCGTCGCGGCCTGCGCCGACAAGAACCAGCAGTCCGTGACCAGCGCCGGCACCGCGACCCCCGGGTCGCCGCAGGACTTCGTCGTCAATGTCGGCGACCGCGTGTTCTTCCTCGTCGACCAGACCGACCTGTCCGACGCCGCCCGCGCCACGCTCGACCGTCAGGCGCAGTGGTTGAACCGTTACACCCAGTACACGGTGACGATCGAAGGCCATGCCGACGAGCGCGGCACCCGCGAATACAACCTCGCGCTCGGTGCCCGCCGCGCCACCAACACCCGCAATTACCTCGCCAGCCGCGGCGTTGCGGCCAACCGGATGCGGACGATCTCCTACGGCAAGGAACGCCCGGTCGCGGTGTGCGACGACGAGTCGTGCTGGTCGCAGAACCGCCGTGCTGTGACGGTGCTGAACGGCGCCGGCAGCTGA
- a CDS encoding DeoR/GlpR family DNA-binding transcription regulator, whose translation MHDLPPRRREILSLARSRGRVGVDELATRFGVTPQTIRKDLNDLCERRVLSRIHGGAVIASGVENVGYEARRFIAAEEKRAIGEAAARLIPDNSSLFLNIGTTTEEVARALVDHDGLLVITNNLNVANLLYRHPRIEVIVAGGPVRRSDGGVVGSTTADFVRQFKVDTAVIGASAIDDDGGLLDYDYREVPVSQAIIGNARRTILVADRMKFERTAPIRIGHIAAISCFVTDRLASPAFGELCRRHEVEVVEALAPLDESTIVADDAA comes from the coding sequence GTGCACGATCTGCCGCCACGCCGGCGCGAAATTCTGAGCCTCGCCCGCTCACGGGGGCGCGTGGGCGTCGATGAGCTCGCAACCCGCTTCGGCGTCACACCCCAGACCATCCGCAAGGATCTGAACGATCTGTGCGAGCGGCGCGTGCTGTCGCGCATCCACGGCGGCGCGGTGATCGCTTCGGGGGTGGAGAATGTGGGCTACGAGGCGCGGCGCTTCATCGCCGCCGAGGAGAAGCGCGCCATCGGCGAGGCCGCCGCCCGGCTCATTCCCGACAACTCGTCGCTGTTCCTCAATATCGGCACGACGACCGAGGAAGTCGCCCGCGCGCTGGTCGACCACGACGGGCTCCTGGTCATCACCAACAATCTCAACGTCGCCAACCTGCTCTATCGCCACCCGCGCATCGAGGTGATCGTCGCCGGCGGACCGGTGCGCCGGTCGGATGGCGGGGTCGTCGGTTCGACGACCGCGGACTTCGTCCGCCAGTTCAAGGTCGATACCGCCGTGATCGGCGCCTCGGCCATCGATGACGACGGCGGGCTGCTCGACTACGATTATCGCGAGGTGCCGGTCTCCCAGGCGATCATCGGCAATGCGCGCCGGACGATCCTCGTCGCCGACCGCATGAAGTTCGAGCGGACCGCGCCGATCCGCATCGGCCACATCGCGGCGATATCCTGCTTCGTCACCGACCGCCTCGCCTCGCCTGCCTTCGGCGAACTCTGCCGGCGTCACGAGGTCGAGGTGGTGGAGGCCCTGGCGCCGCTCGACGAAAGCACGATCGTCGCCGACGACGCGGCCTGA
- the ftsH gene encoding ATP-dependent zinc metalloprotease FtsH, whose product MNNTFRNFALWVIIGLLLIALFQLFQSPGNRAASTDVPFSQFLSDVDDGSVKSVTIVDQQISGTYARGGSFQTFAPRDASYIDKLEAKGVTITAKPAGENFSLIGALISWFPMLLILGIWLFVMRQMQGSGGKAMGFGKSKAKLLTEAHGRVTFDDVAGVDEAKEDLQEIVDFLRDPQKFQRLGGRIPRGVLLVGPPGTGKTLLARAIAGEANVPFFTISGSDFVEMFVGVGASRVRDMFEQAKKNAPCIIFIDEIDAVGRHRGAGLGGGNDEREQTLNQLLVEMDGFEANEGIILIAATNRPDVLDPALLRPGRFDRQIVVPNPDVVGRERILKVHARKVPLAPDVNLKTLARGTPGFSGADLMNLVNEAALMAARRGKRLVTMAEFEDAKDKVMMGAERRTLVMTEGEKRLTAYHEGGHAIVALHVPATDPVHKATIIPRGRALGMVMQLPERDKLSMSYEQMTSRLAILMGGRVAEQLIFGKDKVTSGAASDIEQATKLARAMVTRWGFSDDLGTVAYGDNQDEVFLGMSMGKQQNVSEETARKIDAEVRRLVEEGHAEAFRILTENGHELETLAQGLLEYETLSGDEIRNLLNGIPPVRDSGDEPSPPRQSAVPTAGGPKPSPKGDGTGDMHPQPQA is encoded by the coding sequence ATGAACAACACTTTTCGGAACTTCGCGCTGTGGGTGATCATCGGTCTCCTGCTGATCGCGCTGTTCCAGCTTTTCCAGAGCCCCGGCAATCGTGCCGCCTCGACGGATGTTCCGTTCTCGCAGTTCCTGAGCGACGTCGACGACGGCTCTGTGAAATCCGTGACGATCGTCGACCAGCAGATCTCGGGCACATACGCGCGCGGCGGCTCTTTCCAGACCTTCGCACCGCGTGACGCCAGCTACATCGACAAGCTCGAAGCCAAGGGCGTGACCATCACGGCGAAGCCCGCCGGCGAGAACTTCTCGCTCATCGGTGCGCTGATCTCGTGGTTCCCGATGCTGCTGATCCTCGGCATCTGGCTGTTCGTGATGCGCCAGATGCAGGGCTCGGGCGGCAAGGCCATGGGCTTCGGCAAGTCGAAGGCCAAGCTCCTGACCGAGGCCCACGGCCGCGTTACGTTCGACGACGTCGCCGGTGTCGACGAGGCCAAGGAGGATCTGCAGGAGATCGTGGACTTCCTGCGCGACCCGCAGAAGTTCCAGCGTCTCGGTGGCCGCATCCCGCGCGGCGTGCTGCTGGTCGGCCCGCCCGGTACCGGCAAGACGCTCCTGGCGCGCGCCATCGCCGGCGAGGCCAATGTTCCGTTCTTCACCATCTCGGGTTCCGATTTCGTCGAAATGTTCGTCGGCGTCGGTGCCAGCCGCGTGCGCGACATGTTCGAGCAGGCGAAGAAGAACGCGCCCTGCATCATCTTCATCGACGAAATCGACGCGGTCGGCCGCCATCGCGGTGCCGGCCTCGGCGGCGGCAACGACGAGCGCGAGCAGACTCTCAACCAGCTCCTCGTGGAGATGGACGGCTTCGAAGCCAACGAAGGCATCATCCTGATCGCCGCGACCAACCGGCCGGACGTTCTCGACCCGGCGCTGCTGCGTCCCGGCCGCTTCGATCGCCAGATCGTCGTGCCGAATCCCGATGTCGTCGGCCGCGAGCGCATTCTGAAGGTGCACGCCCGCAAGGTGCCGCTGGCGCCCGACGTGAACCTCAAGACCCTCGCGCGCGGCACTCCGGGCTTCTCGGGCGCCGATCTCATGAACCTCGTCAACGAGGCGGCGCTGATGGCGGCCCGCCGTGGCAAGCGCCTGGTGACGATGGCGGAGTTCGAGGACGCGAAGGACAAGGTGATGATGGGCGCGGAGCGCCGCACGCTGGTGATGACCGAAGGCGAGAAGCGCCTCACGGCCTATCACGAGGGCGGCCATGCCATCGTCGCGCTGCACGTTCCGGCGACGGACCCCGTGCACAAGGCGACCATCATTCCGCGCGGCCGCGCCCTCGGCATGGTCATGCAGCTGCCGGAGCGCGACAAGCTCTCCATGTCCTACGAGCAGATGACGTCGCGCCTCGCCATCCTCATGGGCGGCCGCGTGGCCGAGCAGCTGATCTTCGGCAAGGACAAGGTGACGTCCGGCGCGGCGTCCGACATCGAGCAGGCCACCAAGCTGGCGCGCGCCATGGTGACCCGCTGGGGCTTCTCGGACGATCTCGGCACGGTCGCCTACGGTGACAACCAGGACGAGGTGTTCCTGGGCATGTCCATGGGCAAGCAGCAGAACGTTTCCGAGGAGACAGCCCGTAAGATCGACGCCGAAGTGCGCCGCCTTGTCGAGGAGGGCCACGCCGAGGCGTTCCGCATCCTGACCGAGAACGGTCACGAGCTGGAGACGCTCGCCCAGGGGCTGCTCGAATACGAGACGCTCTCGGGCGACGAGATCCGCAACCTGCTGAACGGCATCCCGCCGGTGCGCGACAGCGGCGACGAGCCGTCGCCGCCCCGCCAGTCGGCGGTGCCGACGGCCGGCGGGCCGAAGCCGAGCCCCAAGGGCGACGGTACGGGCGACATGCACCCGCAGCCTCAGGCCTGA
- a CDS encoding DUF1272 domain-containing protein, whose amino-acid sequence MLELRPSCECCDRDLPPESGLARICSFECTFCAGCAEGVLAGRCPNCGGNLVARPIRPPAALARHPASTVRVVKERGCTAVA is encoded by the coding sequence ATGCTGGAACTCAGGCCCAGTTGCGAATGCTGCGACCGTGACTTGCCGCCCGAAAGCGGGCTTGCCCGCATCTGCAGCTTCGAATGCACGTTTTGCGCCGGCTGTGCGGAGGGCGTGTTGGCCGGTCGCTGCCCGAACTGTGGCGGCAATCTCGTGGCGCGGCCGATCCGCCCGCCGGCCGCGCTCGCGCGTCATCCGGCCTCCACCGTCCGTGTCGTGAAAGAACGGGGCTGTACCGCCGTCGCCTGA
- a CDS encoding M16 family metallopeptidase — MSRFVNPLRLASGAVQVLETQFGKFTRTALVVAGFAAASLYAVPADAMKIEPVTSPGGIKAWLVQNDSVPLVTMNFAFRGAGSAQDPAGKEGLANLMSTMLDEGAGPLDSTLYQNELTTLGVRLGFSATRDNFVGRLTTLASERDQAFDLLRLALTEPRFDQEPIERMRAQIVAGIRASDEDPNDVAGRLWSAAAFPDHPYGRSADGTVETVSGLTAADLKAFRGRTFARDNLVVAVVGAIDAETLGKLLDKTFGALPEKADLTPVPNVVPKTDLERERAMPAAQTIIQFGGPGVLRSDPDFIPAYVMNHILGGGTFTSWLFEEVREKRGLTYGIETYLAAYDHAGMFLGGTATKPENAAEALKLIREQIRRMAETGPTEKELADAKRFITGSYPLRFDTSGGIAGQLLGIQLDNLGIDYIDKRNSLVEAVTLEDVRRAAKRILDAGAPTVVLTGDVRKPT, encoded by the coding sequence ATGTCGCGCTTCGTCAATCCCCTTCGTCTCGCGTCCGGCGCCGTGCAGGTTCTGGAAACGCAATTCGGCAAGTTCACCCGCACCGCCCTCGTCGTCGCCGGCTTCGCCGCCGCCTCGCTCTATGCGGTGCCCGCCGACGCAATGAAGATCGAGCCGGTGACGAGCCCGGGCGGCATCAAGGCATGGCTCGTCCAGAACGATTCCGTGCCGCTGGTGACGATGAACTTCGCCTTCCGTGGAGCCGGCTCGGCTCAGGACCCGGCCGGCAAGGAGGGCCTGGCCAACCTGATGTCGACGATGCTCGACGAAGGCGCCGGACCGCTGGATTCGACGCTCTACCAGAACGAGCTGACGACCCTCGGCGTCCGCCTCGGCTTCTCCGCCACCCGGGACAACTTCGTCGGCCGCCTGACGACGCTCGCGTCCGAGCGGGACCAGGCCTTCGACCTCCTGCGTCTCGCGCTCACCGAGCCGCGTTTCGACCAGGAGCCGATCGAGCGCATGCGCGCTCAGATCGTCGCCGGCATCCGTGCCTCCGACGAGGACCCGAATGACGTCGCAGGCCGGCTGTGGAGCGCGGCGGCGTTCCCGGATCATCCCTATGGCCGCTCGGCCGACGGCACGGTGGAGACGGTGTCCGGGCTCACGGCTGCCGATCTGAAGGCGTTCCGCGGGCGCACCTTCGCCCGCGACAATCTCGTGGTCGCGGTGGTCGGCGCCATCGACGCCGAGACGCTTGGAAAGCTGCTCGACAAGACCTTCGGTGCCCTGCCTGAGAAGGCCGACCTGACGCCCGTGCCGAACGTGGTGCCGAAGACCGACCTCGAGCGCGAACGCGCCATGCCGGCCGCGCAGACGATCATCCAGTTCGGCGGACCGGGCGTGCTGCGCAGTGATCCGGATTTCATTCCAGCCTACGTGATGAACCATATCCTGGGCGGCGGCACCTTCACCTCGTGGCTGTTCGAGGAGGTCCGCGAGAAGCGCGGTCTGACCTACGGCATCGAGACCTATCTCGCGGCCTACGATCACGCCGGCATGTTCCTCGGCGGCACCGCGACCAAGCCGGAGAATGCCGCCGAAGCGCTGAAGCTGATCCGCGAGCAAATCCGCCGGATGGCGGAGACGGGACCGACCGAGAAGGAGCTGGCGGACGCCAAGCGCTTCATCACCGGTTCCTATCCGTTGCGCTTCGACACCTCCGGCGGCATCGCCGGCCAGTTGCTCGGCATCCAGCTCGACAATCTCGGCATTGACTATATCGACAAGCGCAACAGCCTCGTCGAGGCGGTGACGCTCGAGGATGTGCGGCGCGCCGCCAAGCGCATCCTCGATGCCGGCGCGCCGACCGTCGTGCTGACCGGCGACGTGCGCAAGCCGACCTGA